The Mesorhizobium sp. AR02 genomic interval CCGGCTGAGATCGTCGGCGTCATTTCCGACAAAGCGGACGCCGCCGGCCTCGGCATCGCCAAGGCGCGCGGCATCGCCACGCAGGTCATTGCCCGCGCCGACCATGGCAGCAAGCAGGCGCATGACGCGGCGATCGACGCAGCACTCACGGGCTTTAATACCGAGATCGTGGCGCTGGCCGGCTACATGCGCATCCTCACCTCCGGCTTCGTCCAGAAATGGCAAGGCCGCATGATCAACATCCACCCTGCCCTGCTGCCGGCATTCAAGGGTCTCGACACCCATGCGCGCGCGCTGGCCGCCGGCATGCGCATCCATGGCTGCACCGTGCATTTCGTCACGTCCGAGATGGATGACGGGCCGATCATCGCGCAAGCGGCCGTGCCGGTGATGGTCGGCGACAATGCCGATATGCTGGCCGCCCGGGTGCTGAAGGCCGAGCACCGGCTCTATCCGCTGGCGCTCGGACTGGTCGCCGAAGGCAAGGCGCGCATGGAAGCCGGGCGCACAGTGCTTGCCCACTTTGCCGACGATGCCGACAACGGCACCTCGGTGGTGATGGCGCCAGATCCGCTGCGCGAGGAAGCCGATCTCGAGCATCTGGCGCGGATCACGCCCTGAGCCGAGAACACGGGCATGAAACAGCTGCTTCTCTTGCGTCACGCCAAATCGAGCTGGGACGATGCTGATCTCGATGATTTCGATCGACCGCTCGCCGAACGCGGATTGAAGGCGGCCAAATTGATGGGACGGGAGCTTGCGGCACGCGAGTGGCTGCCGGATCAGGTGCTGGTGTCATCGGCGCTGCGCACCCGCGACACCTGGCGGCTGGTCGCCGCGGAACTGCCGGCGCATCCCCGGGTCGTGTTTGCCGATGCGCTTTATGATGCCTCGGCGGCGGATATTCTGAGTCAGATTCGCCTGGCCGAGCCGTCGAGCGGTTGCCTGGCGGTGGTCGGCCACAATCCGGGCTTGGAAGATCTGGCGAAACAGCTTGCCGGTTCAGGCTCGGAGGCCAAAGCCCGCAAGAGGCTCGAGGAAAAGTTTCCGACGGCGGCTCTTGCGCGCTTTGTCTTCGAGGGCGATTGGTCCGGCCTGTCGTCCGGGCGGCTGACGCATTGCCTGCGCCCGAAGGATCTGAACTAGAAATCCGCTGCCGGACAGGTGCGGCAGGCAAGCCCGCGGCCGAGACCTCAGTTCCCCCAGATACCTTGGCCGGGTTCCGGCCACTCAGTGGTGGTCTTCATCTTGGTGTCGGCGGCCTTGTGCCCGGCCATATCCGTATTCTTGACCGCGCCGGTGACGGCATGATCCACGCCGGCGACCGAGGCAACCGGCTGGTTGGCATTGTCGGAGCCATAATGGTCACTGCCGGCAAAGGCGGTGCCGGTCGCAACGAGGATGGCGGCGGTAGCGAGAGCGATCTTGCTCATTTCAATCTCCTGTTTCATCCGTTGGGCGGCGTCTTGGGAGGACGGTTCCGCTAAGGACAAGACCCGAGGCCGTCCGGTTTTATTCCTGGAGGCGGAAGCTTTTTCTGCCGGGTGAGACGACCAACTGCTCAAACCGATGCAAGCCGGTGCTTGCCCTGTTGCGCAAAAAACAAGAGCGGCGGGCCAAGCCCACCGCTCTTTGTTATCGAGGACTGCTGCGAAGAACAGTGGCCCCCAGATGCCCAGGTGCGATTAAGCGTTGGCTTAGTTGCCCCAATTGCCCTGGCCGGATTCCGGCTGGTCTGAATCGGGCGTCAGCTTGAAGCCGTGATGCTCGACCGGCTTGCGGATCGAAGCCGTGTGGCCGTGGTCGATATTGCCCGCGGGTGCGGTGATGGCCGGCTGGTTGACGTTGTCCGAACCATAGTGGTCGCTGCCGGCGAAGGCGCTGCCCGTGGCAACGAGGATGGCGGCAACGGTAAGTGCGATCTTGGTCATTTTCGTTACTCCAGTATTCCTAAGTTCTGTCCGTCAAGTGGCGTGGCCTCGGGAGGAATTTCGCGTCGCTCGGACAGGCTGGAAGTGGGTTTTTCATTCGTCGACTTCCAATCACGAAGATGTTCCATCACGCCCCGGATCCAGATCTTGAACTTCGGCCAAGGGATCAATCGTCAAAAATTTTATTGATTAATATCATATAGTTACAAGGAAACCGCCAACACATAGTGCAGCGATTTATCGAGCTGGCGTCGACCGTCCGCTCACGGTTCGTCAACATAACTTGAACCGATCGGTTCGATTTTCGATCAGCACACCCGCGTGCATAAAAAACAAGAGCGGCGGGCCAAGCCCACCGCTCTTTGTCGTCTTCCGGGGATTGAAGGAATTAACGGCCCCAGATGCCCTGGCCCGACTGAGCCGGTACGTTGGCATTGGCGTCGCCCTGTGCCTTTACGGACTTGGCGATCGAACCGGTATGGGTGGTATCGACGTTGGAGGACGACTGGCTGGCAACCGGCTGGTTGACATTGTTGGAGCCATAGTTGTCGCTGCCGGCAAAAGCCGTGCCCGTGGCGACGAGGATGGCGGCGGCGGTGAGTGCGATCTTGGTCATTTTAAGTACTCCTGAATTCAAGTTTTGAGTTGGTATCGGCAGTCGCGATTAGCGGCCGAAGAGGTTGCGATCAGCGCCCTGCGGGGCTTGCGTCTGGACGGTTGCGGTCGACTTCGAGATCGAAGCGGTGACCGAATGGTCGACAGTGGTGGCGGCGGGCTGATTGACGTTGGCCGAACCATAATTGTCGCTGCCGGCGAAAGCGGTGCCCGTGGCAACGAGGATGGCGGCGGCGGTAAGAGCGATCTTGGTCATTTTCTTTACTCCAGTATTCCTTGTCCTGTCCGTCTAGTGGCGTGCCCTTGGGAGGAATTTCGCGTCGCTCGGACCACCCCGAGATGGGTCTGCCCTGCTGCCGTTTCCAATCACGAAGATGTTCCAGCGCAGGCCGAATCCAGACCTTGAAATCCGGCAGCAGGCTCCTGCGGCCACAATCTTTTTCATTGATATCAAATGGTTAGACGAAATTGCGCGGCGCGACGTGTACGCCTTCGCCGAGTCAGCGTTCACACTGTCCTGCACAGTGCGTCAACATAAATCGAACCGAACGGTTCGGTTTTATCGTCGATGTGTTGATTTGAGCTTTTTCAGTGACCGCAATCGACCTCGCTCACGCCCGCAAGGACGGCCCATCGTCCTGCCGGGCATCATAAGGAGAGATCGCGGGCAAGCTGAATGACAACAATTTGATCCCGAACGGATAGCCCGCGCCGTTGCAGCATCACAAGACAGCAGCCTAGGGTGGCAAGCGGACGGGACGGAGCCTCAGCCGCTTGCCAACACTTCAACAGGTGACTTGACGTGCAGGCGAACGGGAGTGTCGAGCCTCTTCGAATTACCACCGCCGCCTTGCCGCCCGCGCAACGTCTGGAACATTTCCGCGAGATTTTCGGGCGAAGGCTTTTCCGGATCGAGATGGAACCCAAGCCTGGCACCGATTTCGATGTCGATATCACTCTGCAAGCCCTGCCCGGCCTGCGCATCTCCACCGGATCACACTCCGAGATGCGCAATCGGCTTACGAGCGAACTGATCGATAGCGACGATCTTGTTCTCGTCATCCTGCAGAGCGGATTGGGGACGGCTAAACAGCGAGGGCGGGAAGAGACATTCAGCGGCGGCCAAGCGATCGTCACCGCCAATGACGAACCGGGGAGCGGTACCACGCATTCTCGCGTGCAGCTCACCAACTTACGCTTTGCGCGAAAGCGGCTCGCTCCACAGCTGGCGGACGCCGACGCCAGTGTTCTTCGGCCGCTGTCCAGGGATAACCAGGCGTTGCGGCTGCTGACATCCTACCTGCGGATCGTCGGCGGCGAACTGGGACGGTCGTCCGCGAGCCTGCAACAGGCTGCCGGCGATCATGTCCATGATCTCGTGGCGCTCGCGCTCGGCGCGACCCGCGACGCTGCGGAGATTGCCCGGGGACGTGGTGTGCGGGTCGCCCGGCTGCATGCGATCAGGGCTGATATCGTGGCCCATGTCACCGCGAACTGGCTTTCGATCAATGCCCTCGCCGTGCGCCACGGCGTATCGCCGCGCTACATCCGCTCGCTGTTCCAGGGGGAGGAAACGACCTTTACCGATTTCGTGTTGAACCAGCGGCTGGCACGCGCGCACGCACGCCTCATCGACCCTCGTCTTGGCGCGCGCTTGATCAGCACCATCGCCTTCGATGCAGGGTTCGGCGACCTGTCCTACTTCAATCACCGTTTCCGCCAGCGCTATGAGGCGACCCCGTCCGATATACGCGCAGCAGCACGATTCGAGGGCGGCTGGTAGCCCTGTCGCAGCACTGCCGCGCTGCTGATTGAACCGACGGCATATCGCCGCGCTTTCAATCTCGCTGTTCCTCTCAGCCCAAAACGACGCGTCACCCAGCCCAAGCGATCGCTGCCCTCTCCCTTGTAGCTTGCCCCAGCTGATTCAAGACGCCTGTCGCGGAGTTTTTGTGCAAGGAGGTGAGCCGTCCTTCCGGTTTTCGACCGATGATTTGCCTGAGCGGGACCGGCTGTCGATCTGGCGTGAAGCCTATGGCCGCAGCATCGTCAAACTCGATCTGGAGCCGGCCAGCGACGAACCGCTGCACGTCACTGGTTGTATCCAGGCGCTGCCGAACCTGGCCATAGCATCATTTTCCTGTTCTCCGACCAGGGTCACGCGGACCAGGGCCCAGGCATCCGACGGCAACGACGATCTCGTCCTCGTCATTTCCGGCGGAGACATCCTGTTCCATCAGGGCAAGAAAGAGGTCGATCTCAGGGCGGGCGAGGCCCTGCTATGGTCGAGCGCCATGCCCGGTGGCTCCCTGAACACCGAACCGATCGGCCACCTTCTCACGCTCGCCATATCCCGGACCGTCCTGACGCAGACCCTGGCCAATCTGGACGATGCGCTGATGCAGCGCATCCCGCGCGACAATGAGGCGATGCGGCTGCTGACCAGCTATGTCGGAATGCTCCAGGGCGAGATCGACACCATATCACCGGAGCTCAAGGCCGCCGGCAGCGCGCATATTCAGGACCTGACGGTGCTGGCGCTTGGGGCCAACCGGGATGCTGCCCATCTCGCC includes:
- the purN gene encoding phosphoribosylglycinamide formyltransferase; protein product: MSTQRKRTVVLISGRGSNMTALIAAASDPAFPAEIVGVISDKADAAGLGIAKARGIATQVIARADHGSKQAHDAAIDAALTGFNTEIVALAGYMRILTSGFVQKWQGRMINIHPALLPAFKGLDTHARALAAGMRIHGCTVHFVTSEMDDGPIIAQAAVPVMVGDNADMLAARVLKAEHRLYPLALGLVAEGKARMEAGRTVLAHFADDADNGTSVVMAPDPLREEADLEHLARITP
- a CDS encoding SixA phosphatase family protein, with the protein product MKQLLLLRHAKSSWDDADLDDFDRPLAERGLKAAKLMGRELAAREWLPDQVLVSSALRTRDTWRLVAAELPAHPRVVFADALYDASAADILSQIRLAEPSSGCLAVVGHNPGLEDLAKQLAGSGSEAKARKRLEEKFPTAALARFVFEGDWSGLSSGRLTHCLRPKDLN
- a CDS encoding DUF680 domain-containing protein — encoded protein: MSKIALATAAILVATGTAFAGSDHYGSDNANQPVASVAGVDHAVTGAVKNTDMAGHKAADTKMKTTTEWPEPGQGIWGN
- a CDS encoding DUF680 domain-containing protein, which gives rise to MTKIALTVAAILVATGSAFAGSDHYGSDNVNQPAITAPAGNIDHGHTASIRKPVEHHGFKLTPDSDQPESGQGNWGN
- a CDS encoding DUF680 domain-containing protein, with the translated sequence MTKIALTAAAILVATGTAFAGSDNYGSNNVNQPVASQSSSNVDTTHTGSIAKSVKAQGDANANVPAQSGQGIWGR
- a CDS encoding DUF680 domain-containing protein, with protein sequence MTKIALTAAAILVATGTAFAGSDNYGSANVNQPAATTVDHSVTASISKSTATVQTQAPQGADRNLFGR
- a CDS encoding AraC family transcriptional regulator, producing MQANGSVEPLRITTAALPPAQRLEHFREIFGRRLFRIEMEPKPGTDFDVDITLQALPGLRISTGSHSEMRNRLTSELIDSDDLVLVILQSGLGTAKQRGREETFSGGQAIVTANDEPGSGTTHSRVQLTNLRFARKRLAPQLADADASVLRPLSRDNQALRLLTSYLRIVGGELGRSSASLQQAAGDHVHDLVALALGATRDAAEIARGRGVRVARLHAIRADIVAHVTANWLSINALAVRHGVSPRYIRSLFQGEETTFTDFVLNQRLARAHARLIDPRLGARLISTIAFDAGFGDLSYFNHRFRQRYEATPSDIRAAARFEGGW
- a CDS encoding AraC family transcriptional regulator translates to MQGGEPSFRFSTDDLPERDRLSIWREAYGRSIVKLDLEPASDEPLHVTGCIQALPNLAIASFSCSPTRVTRTRAQASDGNDDLVLVISGGDILFHQGKKEVDLRAGEALLWSSAMPGGSLNTEPIGHLLTLAISRTVLTQTLANLDDALMQRIPRDNEAMRLLTSYVGMLQGEIDTISPELKAAGSAHIQDLTVLALGANRDAAHLARGRGVRVARLQALKADILANLTRRDLSIDRLAARHGISPRYIRSLFDGDQTTFTDFVLNQRLARARRCLEDVRFAGHMISTIAFEAGFGDLSYFNLAFRRRYGVTPSDIRAGRGGKDESDAR